Below is a genomic region from Pseudomonas svalbardensis.
ACTGGATTGGTAAAGATGGACAAGCCTTGTAGCTGGAGTTACGCGCTAGCGTCTGGAGGATTTGAATGAGAGCTCCACTGGCACCATGAGATCTAACCAAAAGATCCTTGATGAAATCGTCATTGAGCAATTGAGAGCGTTTGAAGCCACATGCCTCCCCAACCCGTGAAATGAAGGTTCGGAACTGTTGGTCATCCTGCCACAAGCCGATGTCGACATAGCGAGCCTCCTTAGCAACGACCTTTTTCAGATCTCCATCTAAAATATCGGGCCCAGACACAGCCAATATCTTTAAGTTCTGAAATCGCTGTAGCAAGGCCCCGACTAAATCAATAGAATTATTTCTTTGCTCCGCACCGCCGCCAAAGTGAACACTTGCATCGTCAAACACCAGACGAAACTCTCGACCACCGATCAGATCCTCAAGTGCATGTTCGACATTTCGAAAAGACATAAAATGACTGTTCAAGGGAAGGCCCAGAGCTGCCGCGAATGCCGAGTAGACGTTGCCATATGCCTTAGTAAACATTCCAGGCACATAAGCAGTATACACTTGTGCCCGATCGGCATTTTTAAGCAACCGCTTGGCAACAGTGGTTTTTCCTGTCCAAGTCTCCCCACCTAGAATAGTTGGTACGTTGGCGGAAAAACCTGCCAAGACGTTCTGCTCAGCTCGATACTGTTTTGGACACAATAAATACTTCACTCGACAGTACCCTTTGGTCGTACGCGGGTATTCCACTTCGAACGAGTAGCAGCCTGCAAGCTTTCAAGTGTAATTTTCTCATCGCCCCATATCACTGCTAGGCAAGCAGCCGCTCGGAGTAACGTGCAAATACTTCCAATAACCCCCAAAGTATTATTATAAATATAGTCAGACATTGCCTTAGAAGAAAGATGTGACCTCTTTGAAAGCGGAACGATCTCCTCCCAAGTATCCAAAAAGTTAAGATACTCTGCATCGTTTCTCGACCAAGGAGTAAGCTCATAGAGCTCAAATCGGCGGACGTACTGGGCGTCAATTGCGAGAGCATTGAGGGCCTCATCGATACCAAAAACAAAAAAACTTAGGTAAGCAGGCGCCCCGCATAAACCCCTCAGCAAGGAGAGAAACGTATCCTGCTCGCCCTTAGAAAGCCCCTTGATAGAGTCATGAAACTCATCCATAAACACACCGCGAATATCGTTAGCGATACAGTATTCGGCTACCATGCTAATGGGTATCCCAGCTTTCCCAGGTTCCATGCCCAAAGCCGTCAAGAGCTTCACCATAGGCTTTGTCTTCCCAGTATCCTTGACAAAGGTCACATACCTGATTTTATGACGCCATGATTCATCCATCCCCCTGACCGCATTGCAAATTGTGGTCTTTCCATGGTTAGATCCGGCAGATACGACTAGACACGGAGCCTCCATACTGCCGCGTACGATGCTAAGCATGTTGTGGACAATGTTAGACACGGTGAGCAAGTGTTCGGTGTCGACCTTAATATCCTGCCGAATAATCTTACAGCGTTCCTCATCTGACAGAGTCAAAGCGTAACGCCGGCTCTCATGCAAATGTTCCCCATCCATTCTCAGTCTTCCCACTTAAGTTTTTTTCGAGTTTGATCAGAGCTCGGCTCTTTGGTATTCCCCTGAAGCAAATGCCCTTCCCCGCCGTAGGAAAGAAAAGACATAGTTTCAGCGGCCGTAACTTTCTTGGCGACGTTTTGCCGGAGCCGCTTGGTCGTAGCCTTTGAATTTTCCACTAACTCATGATTCTCCAAGCGAACTTGGTGCAACTCCTCGTCCACCAGTGTTCCCGGGCGACGGTCGCGAGGTCTCGAAAACGCCCAGTACTCGCTGTATGAGACAGGTGTTTTCGTCAGATCAGAATAAGGAATTTCATGATACCGGCCATCTTGGCGCAACCATATTTTTGAAAGGTTCAATGGATTGTACTTAAACGAAAGTCGTGAACCAACGAACCTACTGAGTATTGCCGAAGAGTAAAATGACCTACTAAACTCGACACCCTTTGGTTGCACCGTTCGTAGCACACTTGGAAAGAAGTCAAGAGCAAATGTTTGAAAGTTCCCCGGCATAGGAGGTACATAATCCGGCCCCTTCTTGGCCATCTCTGCATCCCAAACCTCGAACGGCGCAAGTCTGTTCAACCCTTCATGAGCACGCCCATGATAGATCGCCACTTCATTTGCGAACCACTCACAAAATGCTGAAAAGGTCATAGCTGAATGCTTGGCAGAGTCGTAGTCTGCTTTCTTCAGCACATTCGAGTAGGTAGTACCTGGCAGAAGATGCACCTTCCCCATCAGCGTACCGATAATTCGCTCAACGTGCCCTCCGTAATGCTTTTTCCCAACAGGCCGCAGCATAGGGACGATTTTGTAATATTGCAGGGTGGCTTCAAGTTCTGGGCTAGTAAATTCCGCGGCGTTATCCATACCAATTGCACCAGGCACTCCCCAGTACCTGTGGCGAGTATTCTGACCACCACCGAGAGCGATTGGAAAGGCTTGCTTAGGAAAACAGGCAGAAAGCATCGCCATGGCAACGCTGAGTGAGCTAGGCGGATGGAGTGCAAGATAGTAACCAAGAATAACGCGACTCTTAAGTTCGATAACTACCGTCAGCCAAGGCCGCATGAGTGGTCGACCATGCTCGTCGCAGATAATTACGTCCACCCGTGTGTGGTCGATTTGCACCATAGTAAGTATGGTATCTACATGAATCATCCCTGGTTTCAGAACAAACTTTTGAAGCATCGGCTCTCTGCCGTGCAGAAGGGAGTAAACGGCTTTCTGCCCGAACGATTCAAGCCTTCGCTTCAGAGCATTAAGACTCGGGGTTTTAACACCCATGGTGTGACATAGAGAGTCGACATATTCCCAAAGAGAAGCAAATGCCTCTAATTTTTTAGTCTTATCATTAAGGCGTTTCGAAATTGCTTTCTCCATGATTTTCTCTTGAATATCAGAAAGCAATCGCGAATTTTTTTTACGCCCCCTGATACTTCTAACAAGAGAAACAGCACCAAGCTGTGGGTCATATCTTTTCAATAGACGTCGAATCGTTGTTTCTGATGAGCCGAGTTTTTCGATAAGCTCTGCCCGCGAAACTTTCCCCTGGAAGTAGTCGTTGATGTTTTTTGCTCGATCCGAAGCAATAGCCAACTCTTTCGGATTAACTTCTGTTTGTTCCAACCAAATCAAACGGCGATCATTGTATAGCTCATGTTTTTCTTGATCGACCTCAACCAGATTTACCTGAGTAAAGAGCACATCAAAGGAGTGCTCACTTTCAAGGCTTTTTAGGGTAATGGCACCGTTAGCTCCGCAAGCTATTACACGATATACCTTTTCCTCAAAGCTAACTAAGTTTCCTTCGACGATGGGTTGCAACATAAGGACTCGGCACCGACTGTTTTAAATTCTAGGTGCGCAAGCATAGCTCTATGACTACCGAGCTTGTCAACGGTCATAAAATTGGCGTTAGGCATCAACTAGTTTTTCGTTAGGCACTGACTTAAATTGCATTTATTGACGAATGACTTTAACTAATATTGTGTTAATTGACACCAAACTTAAACAAATTTAATCAATTGACACGCCTGCATTTAGCAATAAGCGAGCCAAGCACCTGCGAACCCCGAATTCACGACTCATGGATTATTATTTGATATTATTTTCCGCTTGCCGCCTGAAGTGTCAATTTATTAAATATATACAAATAAAATGAATAAGATTCAATTTTTAGCTATTGATGTATGAACCGCATTCACGTTGGGGAGGGTATTTCCTGAGCCAGCCCCGAGTCAATTAACAGCTTTGAAAGAGCTTATTGGATTTTGCGACTCGAAATAACCGCCAAGATAATGGCACAGCTCTGTAAACTGGAGTCTTAGACGCCGCATCCGACGGCCAAAAAGGCTAATTATTGAGTTAAAAAAGCTGCTTTTACTTATATTGACAGCGAGCCAAGTCGGGTATCAGGGCGCCAGTTATCTCAGCCTGTGAGCCGCACTCCTCATTCAATGGCATAGCAAGGGGTTATCTAGCCCCTTCCCCCTTTCATAGCCAGCTGAGGTTAAACGTCTACGTAATGTGCCCTCCAACACCCTATGGGGCTTGCAGAAGGCTTTACCGCGCGCTGACTGTCGTTCACGTGGCATGTATCACAACTTTGTTTCCGTGCACAAGGCTGTAGCTGAAAGTAGTCACTGCCGATTGGAGTCCTCCCTGATACCCCGTGTTAGCAAACGCGCCTTGAGCAACAGCTTTACAAGGGGAACAGGAAGCGATCTTTTTGGACTTTTAGAACTGGCATATTTCTCAAGGCCTCACGGGCTTAAACCCTTAAAAAAAACCGCTACAAATCAATTGGTTGGATTCCATTACCAAAACCTGGACGCAGAGGTTATTTCAGCCCCCCCCTGCATTTACGGGCTAAGACTGCACCCCTTTTAAAATGATCAAATCCACTAATGCATCTAAGCTTTCAGCCATTTTTAAAAGTCGGAATCGCTAGAAGCCACGGATCCTAAAGGCTTGAGCGTTTAACCACTTTTAAAGGAGGGCCACAACTCCTAGGCTTGGCCATCTGCCTCGATACGAATCTTGGCGCGTGCAACAACGACCATGGCTTCGACAATGAAAGCCGCGTCACCGGTGTCGTGTGCATCAGCCAAAAATACAGCTACGGCCTCTGAATCAACCAGCGAGTCTGCTGGGTCATAATCATAAATTGGCTCTGTCATCTGATCACCCGGAGAAAATAATGAACCCGAAGCCCAAGGCTAAAAATACGAGCTGGAAAGTCAAATGCCAGGATGCAGCTGATGGCACTGGCGATTTAATCATACCGCTGACTGACGATCTCCTGTCGGCCATCAAGTTGGCCAGCGGCGACAAACTCGACCTGGAAGTTAAACCTAACGGCACGATAATCCTGACGCCAGTTCGTGCGTAGGACTAATTCAGCTATCTACGCGCCTGATGGCTGCAGCCCATAAAGCACGGGGTTGTTACCGATTACACGTGATTTCACTGGGTGCTAATTTCCTTTCCTTGAGAGATAGCGTTCAAATTTGGAAGATAACGAGCAAGGATGAGCTACCCCTAGTTCATCTGTTGAGCTACCCTCCTCCTTTTAATAGCCTTTAAGAATAACTAAACTAAATGGCTGTTTAGTTTAGTTATATTTGCTTGAGTTTCGCGGGCGCGAAACTGGGCCAATGAACCGTCAGTTTTAAGGGGAATTATCATGGAATCAGAACCCCGCTCCACCAATGTGTACGCGGATCTAGGCTTTGAAAACCCAGTATCAATGCTACGCAAGGCGCAAATTATGTCGCAACTACACGCCTTGATGGGTAAATCGGAAAACGACCTAGCCCAAGCTGCCAAGGTAATTCAGCTGAACAATGACCAGCTGAAACACTTGCTGGTCGGAAAGTTTGAAGATATCGAAGAGGACGTTTTGATCCAGTACCTGGCCAAGATCATCGCTTCTCGACCAAGACAGGCGTGAGAAAAAGCACAAGCTCCGTGCTATTTGAGACGGTCGAGCTGCTGGTAAATAACCACTTGAAGCCGGGAATTTTACCCCAAAGACGGAACACTCTTAGTCACTGTGGTATCAACGCCGATGGCGACCAAAGGATCTCGATCTACCCGTTGGATAAAGTTCATATCTAGCCCTACCGCTTTCGACTGAGAGACTATCTCGTCGCCCATTGAATCTATGCTCACCGCCCCAGCAAAAGCGCTGCTAACACCCAAGCGACTTAGCGCTCGTGCAACGTTCCAAGGAGCACCACCTGGATAGCCCTTCCACTGCCCAGGAGTGCCTTGGACAAGGTCGGTCAGGGCTTCGCCAAATACTACTGCGCGAGGCAATACCATCGTCATTTCCTCAATTTTTTTGTCGTAGGGATAACTGCTGGCTGATCAGCTTTGACCGGTAATCAATTACTCAAAACACTTGGTGAAAAGCAGGGATCGATGAACTGAAGGCGTGTTGGCCGACGCGTTCAAACATTAAAACCAGGTTTCCATTTGTATACCGTATTGCCATACACCTCCGGCGTTGAAGTCCGTCTTGCCGAAGGAGTCTGAGGTACTGTATCTGTCCAGATCCGAAGACCAATTCATGAAGCTTGCGAACACACGCAGTTCAGGACGAGTGAGCAGGTCTCCAACGTCAGGTTTGAATGTCGGGGCGACCGTGAATTTCCAGAAGTTACCGTCGACCGCATTACGTTGTAGATAGCCCTTCGGGTCGAGGTTCATGGATTGCCAGCTCATCTCGTAAGCCATCTCGAAATTGCTGTTGATTTCATTAGCCAACCGCACGTTCAGGGTCATCCAGCGGTAATCGTCACCCTTGACGTATCTATCCTTGCTCTGTTCGGCCAGCAAACTGGGGCCGATGCGCCAGCCGGGTGCAATGGGTGTCTCGCCGTAAAGCGCCAGACGCAGCGCGCGGGCATCGTCGATCAATTCGCCATCCGAGCCGATATTCTTGACCTCTGCCCCCAGACCTTGCCCGTAGAGCAGCGCGGTTTTGAAGGAGCCTTCCCTGCCGAAAAAGTCTTTCTGGTGATTGGCCAGCATGCTGTGCAAGCCGGAATCCGCAGGCGTCAAACCGGCTTCATTGGTGCGGGTACCGAAATCGTTTTTCTTTGAGCCAATGGTATTGAACATCCACTGCCACTGGCCATTATCGAAGAACTGGTTGGAGGTCAGAATGTAGCTTTCCACATCGGCGTTGATGCCGCCGTCACTGAAATCCCCGTAGTTTCGCCCGATCAAGGAGTAATTCGAGCGCCAATTCTTGTTCATCTGCACATCGTAGATACCACCCCCGGTGCCAGCCAGATAGACGACGTCCGAATCCAGCCAGTGGATATCGAAATTATCTCTATCGAATCGCTTGCCTGCCCACAGGGTGGCGTTCTCGAACACTGAATTGCCCTTGAACGCAGCGAGATGGTCAAGCGCTGTGAATACCTGGCGCACGTTCAGTTTGCTTTCGTCGGCCGTCCAGTCATTGGAACTTTCCACACCGTCGGCGATGGAGACCGTGAATTTGGAACGGGTGCCGTTTTGCGCATAGGTTTCTTTCGATAGGTCTATACGCATGTAGGTGTCGTCTTCGTTACCGAGTCGCCCGACTGCACCACCGACTGAACCGGCAGGAGTTGTATAAGGGCCGCCACGACCACCACCCAGCCCATCGTTGATCAGCAATCCGGAGCGGGCGTAGCCGTTGAAGCTGAACCCGTCAGTAAGGTGTCCGTTACTGCCCTCTTTCTCCATGCTTTGCTGACGGGCTTCCAGTTTAGCCAGCCGAGAGTCCAAACCAGGCGTCGCAATGGCTGTCGCAGTGGACGCAACAGGCTGCGCGGCGGGAGTGGCGAGTTTGATCTGCTGCAATTCCCTGGCGAGTGCCTGGGTTTGTTGTTCAGCTGCGGCTGCGCGCTTTTCCGCTGCGCTGGTACGGGCTTCAAACGCGGCCATGCGTTCTTCCAGAGTCGCGGCCTGAGAGGTCGCCGCCGCCGACGTGCCGAGCACGCCTGCGAGTAGCCAACTTGATGCTTTCTGCATGTGGATTTCCTGTTTTGTTTTTATTTTTTTGTTCCCGCGACCGGCCATTTTTCGTGAGTTGCGAATTGTCGAATCGACGAAAAAAAGGATGCCTCATCGCAAATACGCTGCTACATTTGACGATGTTAACGTTAACTTTTCTAAAAACAAAAATAAAGAGGCTTTATGAAACAACTCAAATCTCTCCTTCCAGCAGCACTGCTCACCCTCTGTGCCGGACTTCCATCCCTCTCGAGCGCAGC
It encodes:
- a CDS encoding AbrB/MazE/SpoVT family DNA-binding domain-containing protein, producing MNPKPKAKNTSWKVKCQDAADGTGDLIIPLTDDLLSAIKLASGDKLDLEVKPNGTIILTPVRA
- a CDS encoding Mu transposase C-terminal domain-containing protein; translation: MLQPIVEGNLVSFEEKVYRVIACGANGAITLKSLESEHSFDVLFTQVNLVEVDQEKHELYNDRRLIWLEQTEVNPKELAIASDRAKNINDYFQGKVSRAELIEKLGSSETTIRRLLKRYDPQLGAVSLVRSIRGRKKNSRLLSDIQEKIMEKAISKRLNDKTKKLEAFASLWEYVDSLCHTMGVKTPSLNALKRRLESFGQKAVYSLLHGREPMLQKFVLKPGMIHVDTILTMVQIDHTRVDVIICDEHGRPLMRPWLTVVIELKSRVILGYYLALHPPSSLSVAMAMLSACFPKQAFPIALGGGQNTRHRYWGVPGAIGMDNAAEFTSPELEATLQYYKIVPMLRPVGKKHYGGHVERIIGTLMGKVHLLPGTTYSNVLKKADYDSAKHSAMTFSAFCEWFANEVAIYHGRAHEGLNRLAPFEVWDAEMAKKGPDYVPPMPGNFQTFALDFFPSVLRTVQPKGVEFSRSFYSSAILSRFVGSRLSFKYNPLNLSKIWLRQDGRYHEIPYSDLTKTPVSYSEYWAFSRPRDRRPGTLVDEELHQVRLENHELVENSKATTKRLRQNVAKKVTAAETMSFLSYGGEGHLLQGNTKEPSSDQTRKKLKWED
- a CDS encoding TniB family NTP-binding protein — encoded protein: MDGEHLHESRRYALTLSDEERCKIIRQDIKVDTEHLLTVSNIVHNMLSIVRGSMEAPCLVVSAGSNHGKTTICNAVRGMDESWRHKIRYVTFVKDTGKTKPMVKLLTALGMEPGKAGIPISMVAEYCIANDIRGVFMDEFHDSIKGLSKGEQDTFLSLLRGLCGAPAYLSFFVFGIDEALNALAIDAQYVRRFELYELTPWSRNDAEYLNFLDTWEEIVPLSKRSHLSSKAMSDYIYNNTLGVIGSICTLLRAAACLAVIWGDEKITLESLQAATRSKWNTRVRPKGTVE
- a CDS encoding carbohydrate porin; this translates as MQKASSWLLAGVLGTSAAATSQAATLEERMAAFEARTSAAEKRAAAAEQQTQALARELQQIKLATPAAQPVASTATAIATPGLDSRLAKLEARQQSMEKEGSNGHLTDGFSFNGYARSGLLINDGLGGGRGGPYTTPAGSVGGAVGRLGNEDDTYMRIDLSKETYAQNGTRSKFTVSIADGVESSNDWTADESKLNVRQVFTALDHLAAFKGNSVFENATLWAGKRFDRDNFDIHWLDSDVVYLAGTGGGIYDVQMNKNWRSNYSLIGRNYGDFSDGGINADVESYILTSNQFFDNGQWQWMFNTIGSKKNDFGTRTNEAGLTPADSGLHSMLANHQKDFFGREGSFKTALLYGQGLGAEVKNIGSDGELIDDARALRLALYGETPIAPGWRIGPSLLAEQSKDRYVKGDDYRWMTLNVRLANEINSNFEMAYEMSWQSMNLDPKGYLQRNAVDGNFWKFTVAPTFKPDVGDLLTRPELRVFASFMNWSSDLDRYSTSDSFGKTDFNAGGVWQYGIQMETWF
- a CDS encoding XRE family transcriptional regulator, encoding MESEPRSTNVYADLGFENPVSMLRKAQIMSQLHALMGKSENDLAQAAKVIQLNNDQLKHLLVGKFEDIEEDVLIQYLAKIIASRPRQA